A section of the Macadamia integrifolia cultivar HAES 741 chromosome 9, SCU_Mint_v3, whole genome shotgun sequence genome encodes:
- the LOC122089958 gene encoding trans-resveratrol di-O-methyltransferase-like translates to MDHIEKESAEELFHAQAHIWNHLFAFINSMSLKCAVELGIPDIVHNHHQPITLSELVMKLAIPKTKTAFLFRLMRILVHSGFFYQQEEGYVLTPSSRLLLKDNAKSASPFLQAMLDPILVTPWHFLSAWFQGDGLNPFETAHGRTLWDYAGEDNELNKFFNEAMASDARLVISAVVTECKVVFEGLRSLIDVGGGTGTVAKTIVESFPSLKCTVLDLPHVVANLEGNENLTYIAGDMFESIPPADAVLLKWILHDWTDEQCIKILKGCKEAISSGDREGNLRKVIIIDMVVEDRKEDHKSTETQLFFDMLMMNLVLGKEKTKKEWGKLFLESGFTHYKITPLLGLRSLIEVYP, encoded by the exons ATGGATCACATTGAGAAAGAAAGTGCAGAGGAGTTGTTCCATGCTCAAGCTCATATATGGAACCATTTATTTGCCTTCATAAACTCTATGTCACTTAAATGTGCAGTTGAGCTAGGCATACCTGACATTGTCCACAACCATCACCAACCCATCACTCTTTCTGAACTAGTCATGAAGCTTGCCATCCCAAAGACCAAAACTGCTTTTCTGTTCCGCCTCATGCGCATATTGGTGCACTCTGGCTTCTTCTATCAGCAAGAAGAAGGATATGTGCTCACACCCTCTTCTAGGCTCCTCCTTAAGGATAATGCCAAGAGTGCATCACCCTTCTTGCAAGCAATGCTTGATCCGATCCTGGTGACACCTTGGCATTTCCTTAGTGCATGGTTCCAAGGGGATGGTCTCAATCCATTTGAGACCGCACATGGGAGGACCCTCTGGGACTATGCAGGAGAAGACAACGAGCTCAACAAGTTCTTCAACGAGGCAATGGCCAGCGATGCTCGATTGGTGATAAGTGCGGTTGTTACTGAGTGCAAGGTTGTGTTTGAAGGATTAAGGTCATTGATTGATGTAGGGGGTGGCACCGGAACTGTGGCTAAGACCATTGTTGAAAGCTTCCCAAGCTTGAAATGTACAGTGTTAGACCTACCTCACGTGGTTGCTAATTTGGAAGGGAATGAGAACCTAACTTATATTGCAGGTGACATGTTTGAGTCCATCCCTCCTGCAGATGCTGTTCTGCTCAAG TGGATTTTGCATGACTGGACCGACGAGCAATGTATAAAGATATTGAAGGGATGCAAAGAGGCGATCTCCAGCGGGGACCGGGAAGGAAACCTGAGGAAGGTGATCATCATAGACATGGTGGTGGAAGATAGGAAGGAAGACCACAAGTCAACAGAAACACAGCTCTTCTTTGATATGTTAATGATGAATTTGGTCcttggaaaagaaaagaccaAGAAAGAATGGGGGAAGCTTTTCTTGGAGTCTGGATTTACTCACTATAAGATCACTCCTCTCTTGGGTTTGAGATCTCTCATTGAAGTTTACCCTTAA